The following proteins come from a genomic window of SAR202 cluster bacterium:
- the argF gene encoding ornithine carbamoyltransferase: MNTTSKSRSFLSIADLSPEDVLATVRFAKRLKDREISPRPLEGKIIALLFEKPSLRTRVSFEVGIRQLGGECIYLSKDDVGLGGREPVADVARVLDRWVDGIVARVFAHRSLELLAQYTRIPVVNALSELEHPCQAMGDLLTILEHRGKLAGQRVAYIGDGNNVAASLALACASVGAHFVIAVPPAPKYQIPEAIWALALRRTQESGSRLEVVRKPQDAAAGADVVYTDVWVSMGQERENEARLKAFAGYQVNPELMALAKPTAIFMHDLPAHHGLEVSEGMLDHKTSVVFDQAENRLHGQKAVLVDLFSA, encoded by the coding sequence ATGAACACCACTTCAAAAAGCAGAAGCTTCCTTTCTATCGCGGACCTATCCCCTGAAGATGTCCTAGCCACAGTCCGATTCGCAAAGCGCCTGAAGGACAGGGAGATTTCGCCGCGGCCGCTCGAGGGGAAGATAATTGCCCTGCTGTTCGAAAAGCCCTCCCTGCGCACCCGCGTGAGCTTCGAAGTGGGAATAAGGCAGCTCGGCGGAGAGTGCATCTACCTGTCGAAGGACGATGTTGGCCTGGGGGGCCGCGAGCCGGTCGCGGACGTGGCGCGCGTGCTGGACCGCTGGGTGGACGGCATCGTCGCCAGGGTTTTCGCCCACAGAAGCCTGGAGCTCCTGGCGCAGTACACGCGCATCCCCGTTGTGAACGCTCTCTCGGAGCTGGAGCACCCATGCCAGGCGATGGGCGACCTTCTCACCATTCTGGAGCACCGCGGAAAGCTGGCAGGCCAGCGCGTGGCCTATATCGGCGACGGCAACAACGTGGCGGCGAGCCTCGCGCTCGCTTGCGCCTCCGTGGGCGCGCACTTCGTTATCGCCGTGCCGCCTGCCCCCAAATACCAGATACCTGAGGCCATCTGGGCGCTTGCCCTGCGCAGGACCCAGGAGAGCGGCAGCAGGCTGGAAGTCGTCCGGAAGCCCCAGGACGCGGCCGCCGGCGCGGACGTCGTCTACACCGACGTGTGGGTGAGCATGGGACAGGAGCGCGAAAACGAAGCGCGCCTGAAGGCGTTCGCGGGCTACCAGGTCAACCCGGAGCTCATGGCGCTCGCCAAGCCCACAGCTATCTTCATGCACGATCTTCCGGCGCACCACGGACTGGAGGTCTCAGAGGGCATGCTGGACCACAAGACTTCCGTCGTCTTCGACCAGGCTGAGAACCGGCTGCACGGGCAGAAAGCCGTTCTGGTGGACCTTTTCTCCGCTTAG
- a CDS encoding ribosome biogenesis GTPase Der yields the protein MTFPPSKPLVAIVGRPNVGKSTLFNRLIGMNLSIVSDVAGTTRDRVTAETVWADHPFIVVDTGGLDDFPQTEMWSKIKGQIDLAIDQADVIVMLADAEAGATAADRDIADVLRRTGKPIVLAANKSDNDKRAAQSVEFYELGLGDPVAISAYHNYGMDDLMERVVALFPETPAILEVPADVRVAIVGRTNVGKSALSNAISGQERSVVSSVAGTTRDALDTLIMHDDRRVLLIDTAGLRKRGSIEQGIEQYSALRTVRAIDRAEVAVLVMDASELATAQDTHVAGYVLDSHKAIVLAINKWDLAKDLELTKEDATAKVRERFKFLAYAPIVFVSAERREGIKDLLYTAVRVSIEWNKGVPRYGLRRTVLMAVAKHPPQLHGRQQLKVYGITQDRTGPPSFTFYVNKSDLVHFSYERYLEKAIREEYGFEGSPLRIRFKGRGEQ from the coding sequence ATGACCTTCCCTCCATCCAAGCCACTAGTCGCCATAGTGGGCCGTCCGAACGTTGGCAAGTCCACGCTCTTCAACCGGCTCATCGGCATGAACCTGTCTATCGTTTCAGACGTTGCCGGCACTACGCGCGACCGCGTAACGGCTGAGACCGTCTGGGCGGACCACCCTTTTATTGTAGTCGACACGGGCGGACTGGACGATTTCCCACAGACGGAGATGTGGAGCAAGATCAAGGGCCAGATCGATCTTGCGATCGACCAGGCGGACGTGATCGTGATGCTTGCCGACGCGGAGGCCGGCGCCACCGCGGCGGACCGCGATATAGCGGACGTCCTGCGCCGCACCGGCAAGCCCATCGTGCTGGCCGCCAACAAGTCCGACAACGACAAGCGCGCCGCCCAGTCGGTTGAGTTCTATGAGCTTGGCCTCGGCGACCCCGTTGCCATCAGCGCCTACCACAACTACGGCATGGACGATCTGATGGAGCGCGTTGTGGCCCTGTTCCCGGAGACCCCCGCCATACTGGAGGTCCCGGCGGACGTCAGGGTCGCAATTGTTGGCCGGACGAACGTCGGCAAGTCCGCCCTTTCGAATGCAATCTCCGGCCAGGAGCGCTCTGTTGTGAGCTCCGTTGCGGGGACAACGCGGGACGCCCTGGACACTCTCATAATGCACGACGATAGGCGTGTGCTGCTGATCGACACGGCGGGGCTGCGCAAGCGGGGCAGCATAGAGCAGGGCATCGAGCAGTACAGCGCCCTCCGAACAGTCAGGGCTATCGACCGCGCCGAGGTGGCCGTGCTGGTAATGGACGCCTCCGAGCTGGCGACTGCGCAGGACACCCACGTCGCTGGGTATGTCCTGGACTCGCACAAAGCCATCGTTCTCGCCATCAACAAATGGGACCTGGCGAAGGATCTGGAGCTGACGAAGGAGGACGCCACGGCGAAGGTGCGCGAGCGGTTCAAGTTCCTTGCGTACGCGCCGATCGTCTTCGTCTCCGCTGAAAGGCGGGAGGGCATCAAGGATCTGCTGTATACCGCGGTGAGGGTCTCTATCGAGTGGAACAAGGGCGTGCCGAGATACGGGCTTCGCCGGACGGTCCTGATGGCTGTCGCAAAGCACCCCCCTCAGCTCCACGGGCGGCAGCAGCTCAAGGTCTACGGCATCACCCAGGACCGGACGGGCCCGCCGAGCTTCACTTTCTATGTGAACAAGTCAGACCTTGTGCACTTTTCATACGAAAGGTATCTTGAGAAGGCTATCAGGGAGGAGTACGGTTTCGAGGGCAGCCCGCTGAGAATCCGGTTCAAGGGCCGAGGGGAGCAATAA
- the plsY gene encoding glycerol-3-phosphate 1-O-acyltransferase PlsY: MQIALLAAVGYLLGAVPFGLIAGYLFGRTDVRQHGSGNTGMTNVMRTVGVKAAVLVLVLDMGKCVAAVLIARALTDSPAADAAATISAMVGHTWSVYLKFKGGKGTATGWGGLLVLSPISGLVATALGVAVVAGTRWVSLGSIVAATVGSAVLVGLCVTGNAPGPYAWFGIVGAPIIVFRHKDNIRRLMKGEERKLGQKTPGAAVQAEPRSRGVRWPGSV, translated from the coding sequence ATGCAAATCGCGCTGCTTGCGGCCGTCGGTTACCTGCTCGGCGCAGTGCCGTTCGGACTGATCGCCGGGTACCTGTTCGGCCGCACCGACGTCCGGCAGCACGGCAGCGGCAATACCGGCATGACGAACGTCATGAGAACGGTAGGCGTGAAGGCGGCGGTGCTGGTGCTGGTCCTGGATATGGGCAAGTGCGTGGCCGCGGTGCTTATCGCCCGCGCACTGACGGACTCCCCCGCGGCGGACGCCGCCGCCACCATCTCCGCCATGGTGGGCCACACCTGGTCTGTCTACCTGAAATTCAAGGGCGGCAAAGGCACCGCAACCGGCTGGGGCGGTCTGCTGGTCCTATCTCCCATCTCCGGGCTCGTCGCCACGGCGCTCGGGGTTGCCGTCGTCGCCGGCACTCGCTGGGTATCACTGGGGTCCATCGTTGCAGCCACGGTGGGCTCCGCGGTCCTCGTTGGCCTCTGCGTCACGGGTAACGCGCCTGGCCCGTATGCCTGGTTCGGCATCGTGGGCGCGCCGATTATCGTCTTCCGCCACAAGGACAATATCCGCCGATTGATGAAAGGCGAAGAGCGCAAGCTGGGACAGAAGACCCCCGGCGCCGCTGTTCAGGCAGAGCCCCGGTCGCGAGGAGTGCGATGGCCCGGATCGGTATAG
- a CDS encoding NAD(P)-dependent glycerol-3-phosphate dehydrogenase yields MARIGIVGATSWGTTLGIVAARNGSEVRLLARSKDEADGLQASRENPRFLPGAMFPDSMRVESSPSEALAGADVVIIAVPSRTMRDNVRAIRECLEENAVLLSASKGLEISSGKRMSQVLAEELPKSLHGRICALSGPNLAGEIIQGKPSSTVVASKNLEAARAAQAALTSNRFRVYTNTDIVGVELGGALKNIIALGAGICDGLDVGDNAKAAFMTRGLAEIARLGVAAGAEAITMAGLAGMGDLIATCSSPLSRNHYVGVELAKGRTLKEIRNSMKNIAEGVDTTAAAVEMAARLRVDLPIARVTYRVLFEDLPIGQAIAELMGRPPSPEWSGIEAEGR; encoded by the coding sequence ATGGCCCGGATCGGTATAGTCGGCGCAACGAGCTGGGGCACCACGCTGGGTATTGTGGCCGCGCGCAACGGCTCGGAAGTACGCCTGCTCGCCAGGTCGAAAGACGAGGCCGACGGCCTGCAAGCCTCGCGGGAGAACCCGCGGTTCTTGCCGGGGGCTATGTTCCCAGACTCCATGCGGGTCGAATCGTCCCCTTCCGAGGCTCTCGCCGGCGCTGATGTCGTCATAATTGCCGTGCCTTCAAGGACGATGCGCGACAACGTACGCGCAATCCGCGAATGCCTGGAAGAAAATGCCGTCCTGCTGAGCGCCTCAAAGGGCCTCGAAATCAGCTCCGGCAAGCGTATGAGCCAGGTGCTGGCAGAAGAGCTCCCCAAATCGCTCCACGGCCGTATTTGCGCCCTGTCCGGCCCCAATCTCGCGGGCGAGATCATTCAGGGCAAGCCGTCGTCTACGGTCGTCGCTTCAAAAAACCTTGAAGCTGCAAGAGCAGCACAGGCCGCCCTCACCTCGAACCGTTTCAGGGTGTACACGAATACCGATATCGTGGGCGTTGAGCTTGGCGGGGCGCTGAAAAACATCATCGCACTTGGCGCGGGAATATGTGACGGGCTGGATGTTGGCGACAACGCCAAGGCCGCTTTCATGACGCGGGGGCTTGCGGAGATCGCCCGGCTCGGCGTCGCCGCGGGGGCTGAGGCTATCACCATGGCCGGGCTGGCCGGTATGGGCGACCTTATAGCCACGTGCTCGAGCCCGCTGAGTCGCAACCACTATGTGGGCGTGGAGCTCGCGAAGGGGCGGACGCTCAAAGAGATACGCAACTCCATGAAGAACATCGCCGAAGGGGTGGACACAACGGCGGCCGCGGTGGAAATGGCGGCCCGGCTCAGAGTAGACTTGCCGATTGCGCGCGTCACCTACAGGGTGCTCTTCGAAGACCTGCCCATTGGGCAAGCGATTGCGGAGCTAATGGGCCGCCCTCC